Proteins co-encoded in one Leptospira levettii genomic window:
- a CDS encoding FtsB family cell division protein: MTATKASLLLTYVCACLYLGLLSESGVAERMRLEKELMNLNAEVERLEVENQGLEEKERLLKNDAYALEQEARKYYLLSETAHVLKFEEFPEKTGAKPKALPTSIREAGLGGEWKEPPLFLLRFFFISFSVFLILGVYYKLKRLPHTSNQKRLN; encoded by the coding sequence ATGACAGCAACCAAAGCCTCTCTTCTCTTAACCTATGTTTGTGCTTGTCTCTACCTCGGACTTTTGTCCGAGTCGGGGGTTGCAGAACGTATGCGTTTAGAAAAGGAACTCATGAATCTCAATGCAGAGGTGGAGAGGCTTGAGGTAGAAAACCAAGGGCTTGAAGAAAAGGAAAGGTTACTCAAAAATGATGCCTATGCCTTGGAACAAGAAGCCCGAAAGTACTACTTACTTTCAGAAACGGCACATGTGCTAAAATTTGAAGAATTTCCAGAGAAAACTGGTGCCAAACCAAAAGCTCTTCCTACATCCATCCGAGAAGCAGGTTTAGGTGGAGAGTGGAAAGAACCACCTCTGTTTTTATTACGATTCTTTTTTATTTCTTTCAGTGTTTTCCTGATTCTAGGTGTGTACTACAAGCTGAAACGCTTGCCTCATACGTCTAACCAGAAAAGACTGAACTAA
- the lepA gene encoding translation elongation factor 4 yields the protein MNERQKFTRNFSIIAHVDHGKSTLADRLLEIGLVTDQRTKKDQILDSMDIERERGITIKANNASFDYHAKDGNIYHLNLIDTPGHVDFTYEVSRSLAACEGVLLIVDASQGVEAQTLANLYLAMELDLRIIPVINKIDLPSADIDKCKLMIEESLGLNPEEAIPISAKTGLNVQEVLEAICYLLPPPVGDVDAPLKALIYDSFFDTYMGVVAKVRLYDGKLRKGEVIHMMNIGRQFTVTEVGINRLSMVACEELQAGDVGYVVAGMKKMGDAKTGDTITHANRQTAEDVKGFKDAKPMVFAGLFPINGEDFDALVDAIEKLKLNDSALTFERENSAALGFGFRVGYLGLLHMEIVQERLEREFNLALITTAPSVKFRITTTKDDVIEVDNPSKWPDPILIGKSEEPFVKATIIAPESYVGNIMSLVIEKRGIHLDTVYLSKDKLQLTYELPLAELIFEFYDKLKSYTKGYASLDYEEVGYRDSKLVRMDILVNGEPVDALSSIVHKSKAEERGRVIIEKLKDLIPRHQFMIPLQAAIGSKVVARESISALRKNVTAKCYGGDISRKKKLLEKQKEGKKRMKQIGNVEIPQEAFLSILKTGD from the coding sequence GTGAACGAACGCCAAAAATTCACCCGCAATTTTTCCATCATCGCCCATGTCGACCATGGAAAGTCCACTCTGGCGGATCGTTTGCTTGAGATTGGTCTTGTCACAGACCAACGTACCAAAAAAGACCAAATCCTCGATTCCATGGACATCGAAAGGGAACGTGGGATCACGATCAAAGCAAACAATGCTTCTTTCGATTACCATGCCAAAGACGGAAACATCTACCACCTGAATTTAATTGATACCCCAGGCCACGTTGACTTTACGTACGAAGTGTCCCGTTCTCTCGCTGCTTGCGAAGGAGTTCTTCTCATCGTAGATGCAAGCCAAGGAGTCGAAGCACAAACTCTTGCTAACTTATACCTTGCGATGGAACTAGACCTTCGCATCATCCCTGTCATCAATAAAATTGATCTCCCCTCTGCAGACATTGATAAATGTAAATTGATGATCGAAGAGTCTCTTGGACTAAACCCAGAAGAGGCAATTCCAATATCAGCAAAAACTGGGCTAAATGTCCAAGAAGTACTCGAAGCCATCTGTTACCTACTTCCACCACCAGTTGGGGATGTAGATGCACCACTCAAAGCACTCATCTATGATTCCTTCTTCGATACCTATATGGGTGTTGTCGCAAAAGTTCGGTTATACGATGGAAAACTTCGTAAAGGGGAAGTAATCCACATGATGAACATTGGTCGCCAGTTTACCGTGACAGAAGTGGGAATAAACCGCCTCTCCATGGTGGCTTGCGAAGAACTCCAAGCGGGGGATGTGGGATATGTGGTTGCTGGTATGAAAAAGATGGGAGATGCCAAAACAGGAGATACCATCACTCATGCCAATCGCCAAACAGCAGAAGACGTAAAAGGGTTTAAAGACGCAAAACCAATGGTATTTGCAGGTCTATTTCCTATCAACGGGGAAGACTTTGATGCTCTTGTGGATGCAATCGAGAAACTAAAGTTAAATGACTCTGCTCTTACCTTTGAAAGGGAAAATTCTGCAGCCCTAGGGTTTGGATTTCGAGTAGGGTATCTTGGACTCCTTCATATGGAGATCGTACAAGAACGGTTAGAAAGAGAATTTAACCTAGCCCTCATCACAACAGCTCCATCGGTAAAATTTCGCATTACAACAACCAAAGATGATGTGATCGAAGTAGACAACCCAAGTAAATGGCCTGACCCCATATTAATTGGAAAATCCGAAGAACCTTTTGTCAAAGCAACGATCATTGCCCCAGAATCGTACGTCGGAAATATCATGTCTCTTGTGATCGAAAAACGGGGGATCCATCTGGATACTGTCTATTTATCAAAAGACAAATTGCAGTTAACGTACGAACTTCCCTTGGCAGAGCTTATTTTCGAATTTTATGACAAGTTAAAATCCTACACCAAAGGGTATGCCTCTCTTGATTACGAAGAAGTGGGTTACCGTGATTCGAAACTAGTGCGAATGGACATCCTTGTAAATGGGGAACCAGTGGATGCACTGTCTTCCATCGTGCATAAGTCCAAAGCAGAAGAAAGGGGAAGGGTCATCATTGAAAAACTAAAGGACCTCATCCCAAGACACCAATTTATGATTCCCCTGCAAGCTGCCATAGGATCCAAAGTGGTAGCGCGGGAAAGTATCTCTGCCCTTCGCAAAAACGTAACCGCAAAATGTTATGGAGGAGATATTTCTCGTAAGAAAAAGCTCCTAGAAAAACAGAAAGAAGGAAAGAAGAGGATGAAACAGATTGGAAACGTGGAAATCCCACAAGAAGCCTTTTTATCCATTCTCAAAACAGGGGACTAA
- a CDS encoding glycosyltransferase family 2 protein yields MSSKTPLISIVIPTYNRQHLIERAVQSVFRQTYPHWELHIIDDGSTDNTWSFLLANLPSWKRQIQSFGRNNKSIQIHQTEHRGVSHARNFGIGKSVGEWISLLDSDDEWYPEKLTKQIEFHHEHPEILFSQTKEVWNKKGNLLEPKGKYQKRSGNFLKESLEICMVTCSSFMAHKKTWESVGNFREEMKTCEDYDLWNRILLKQYPIGLLAENLLVRYGGHEDQLSNQFQAVERFRLYSLLSTRNEQISNGESIQNRNHLSEENQSFHGNSRILLKEAILERMDTLVQGRKKRGKDVQFLTHFQSLFLKDEPIPQKDLLTLLDDSLF; encoded by the coding sequence ATGAGCTCAAAAACTCCACTCATATCAATCGTAATACCAACATATAACAGACAACATCTGATAGAGCGTGCGGTCCAATCTGTTTTCAGACAAACTTATCCTCATTGGGAGCTCCATATCATCGATGATGGCTCAACAGACAATACTTGGTCCTTTCTTTTGGCAAACCTTCCCAGTTGGAAACGACAAATCCAATCCTTCGGTCGGAACAATAAGTCAATCCAGATCCACCAAACAGAACATAGGGGAGTGAGTCATGCACGTAATTTTGGGATTGGAAAATCAGTGGGCGAGTGGATCTCTTTGTTAGATTCCGATGATGAGTGGTATCCAGAAAAACTAACCAAACAAATCGAATTCCATCATGAACACCCAGAAATTCTGTTTTCCCAGACCAAGGAAGTTTGGAACAAAAAAGGGAATCTCCTCGAACCAAAGGGAAAGTATCAAAAACGTTCAGGTAATTTTCTAAAAGAATCCTTAGAAATTTGTATGGTCACTTGTTCTAGTTTTATGGCACACAAAAAAACATGGGAGTCAGTGGGAAACTTTCGAGAGGAAATGAAAACCTGTGAGGACTATGATCTATGGAATCGAATCCTCTTAAAACAGTATCCAATTGGCCTATTAGCAGAAAATCTGCTCGTTCGGTATGGTGGCCATGAAGACCAACTTTCAAATCAGTTCCAAGCAGTGGAACGATTTCGACTCTACTCTTTATTATCAACGAGAAACGAACAAATCTCAAATGGGGAATCCATCCAAAACAGAAATCACCTTTCGGAAGAGAATCAAAGTTTCCACGGAAATTCACGAATTTTACTTAAGGAAGCTATCTTGGAACGGATGGATACTTTGGTCCAAGGAAGGAAAAAACGAGGAAAAGACGTTCAATTTTTAACCCATTTCCAATCACTCTTTTTGAAAGATGAACCCATTCCCCAAAAGGATTTGTTGACTTTGTTAGATGACTCCTTATTCTAA
- the eno gene encoding phosphopyruvate hydratase, with protein sequence MSQKDSIRSVKAREIMDSRGNPTVEVDVTLEDGSFGRAAVPSGASTGEHEAVELRDGDKKRYSGKGVQKAVDNVNSKISKSILGLSATNQLLVDGTMISLDGTSNKSKLGANAILGVSMAVAKAAAAHAGLPLYRYIGGTFARELPVPMMNIINGGAHADNNIDFQEFMILPVSAPNFKEALRMGAEVFHSLKTVLKGKGLNTAVGDEGGFAPNLTSNSEAIEVILTAIEKAGYKPDLDIKIGLDCAASEFYDEKKKKYVLKAEKKPEKTAEELVEYYSNLVSKYPIITMEDGLDENDWTGWKKLSEKLGKKIQLVGDDLFVTNITKLSKGIEKGIGNSILIKVNQIGTLTETLSAIEMAKKAQYTAVVSHRSGETEDATISHIAVATNSGQIKTGSLSRTDRIAKYNELLRIEEELGKNATYSGVGTFYNLR encoded by the coding sequence ATGTCCCAAAAAGATAGCATTCGTTCCGTCAAAGCCCGTGAAATTATGGATTCGAGAGGAAATCCAACCGTTGAAGTGGATGTCACTTTAGAAGACGGTTCGTTTGGTCGTGCGGCGGTTCCCTCTGGGGCATCCACTGGTGAACACGAAGCGGTAGAACTTCGTGATGGTGATAAAAAAAGATACTCTGGAAAAGGAGTACAAAAAGCAGTCGATAACGTTAATTCTAAAATTTCTAAATCCATCCTTGGCCTTTCGGCCACAAACCAACTGCTTGTTGATGGAACGATGATATCCCTCGATGGAACTTCCAATAAATCTAAGTTAGGTGCAAATGCAATCTTAGGTGTGTCAATGGCAGTGGCAAAAGCAGCAGCAGCCCATGCTGGACTTCCCCTGTATCGTTACATTGGTGGTACTTTTGCCCGTGAACTTCCCGTTCCTATGATGAACATCATCAATGGTGGAGCCCATGCGGATAACAACATCGACTTCCAAGAATTTATGATCCTTCCTGTTTCGGCACCGAACTTCAAAGAAGCCCTTCGAATGGGTGCGGAAGTGTTCCATAGCTTAAAAACAGTTTTAAAAGGCAAAGGCCTGAATACTGCTGTCGGTGATGAAGGTGGATTTGCTCCAAACCTAACTAGTAACAGTGAAGCCATCGAAGTAATCCTAACAGCGATCGAAAAAGCTGGGTACAAACCAGACCTCGACATCAAAATTGGTCTCGATTGTGCTGCGTCTGAGTTTTATGATGAGAAAAAGAAAAAGTATGTTCTCAAAGCAGAGAAAAAACCAGAGAAGACCGCCGAAGAACTCGTAGAATACTACTCAAATTTAGTGTCCAAGTATCCGATCATTACCATGGAAGACGGTCTGGATGAAAACGATTGGACAGGCTGGAAAAAACTTTCCGAAAAACTGGGGAAAAAGATCCAACTTGTGGGGGATGATTTGTTCGTAACCAATATCACAAAACTCTCTAAAGGGATCGAAAAAGGGATTGGTAACTCCATTCTCATCAAAGTGAACCAAATTGGAACTCTCACAGAAACCCTTAGTGCCATCGAAATGGCGAAAAAAGCGCAGTATACTGCAGTTGTTTCCCATAGATCGGGAGAAACTGAAGATGCGACGATTTCTCATATTGCTGTTGCGACGAACTCAGGTCAGATCAAAACAGGTTCCTTAAGCCGAACAGACCGAATTGCAAAGTACAACGAACTCCTTCGCATCGAAGAAGAACTCGGAAAAAATGCAACTTACAGTGGAGTGGGTACGTTTTACAACCTAAGATAA